In the genome of Ferrimicrobium sp., the window TCGCGTCCCCTTGACGGACAAAGGGCTCCTTCACGCTCGGCCTACTGTCGCCCAAAGGCCATACCGATGGAGGCTCGCGACGTTGTTCTCCATGTCTTCACGGGCGCCCGCCGCAACAATGGCCTTGCCATCACGGTGGACTTGCATGGTAAGCTCCGTTGCCTTCACCTTCGAGAAGGCAAAAAGCATCTGCAGTACATAGATCACGTAGGGGATGAGGTTGACCGGGTCATCCCAGAGAATCGTGACCCAGCTCTCCTCTGCGAGTGTCTCTTCTTGTTTTTCCTCAGTCGGCGAGAGTAATGGTGCTGTAGGCAATCGAACGCAATCCTCCTCACCCCAATTCTAACGGGGTGCTACGAGGCGTAGGATGGACCAGGCAGAGAACTCACCTTCGACTCTACGGTACCTACCTCGCCGCGGGCCTCCCGAGAGACATGGAAAAGGGAGAGATAGTACCAGGTCATCGCGATCCACGTCAGCGTTGCCCCGGCAATATGGATACCGATGAGCCCCGCTGGAAGCCCAGAGAAGTACGTGGTGTAACCAATAATCGCCTGAATAGCACCCACCCAGAGCAACAGACGGGCCCGCCGCTGCACCACCTCCGGTGCGCGTGCTTGATGAAGGAGGAACAGATTCGCCAGGATTAAGGCGACAAGAATGATGGCAAAGTCCGCATGAAGGTAGGCCACTTGGCGCAGGTTGAACGGGAGTCGCGATGAGATCGGAGATCCTGAGTAGGGGCCAGTGCCCGCCACCGCAGTCCCAACCACAATGACCGCTCCGAGGTTCAAGAACATCAGCCGACCAAGCCAAACG includes:
- the clpS gene encoding ATP-dependent Clp protease adapter ClpS produces the protein MPTAPLLSPTEEKQEETLAEESWVTILWDDPVNLIPYVIYVLQMLFAFSKVKATELTMQVHRDGKAIVAAGAREDMENNVASLHRYGLWATVGRA